Sequence from the Ochrobactrum vermis genome:
ACACGCAGTTCCAGACACTCAGGCCCGATATCACGAAAGAACGGAGCGCTCGCTATGGCTCAATTGATAGATGGCAAGAAGCTCGCCGAGGATGTGGTTTCCACGGTGAAGACCGAAACCCAAAAGCTCGTGGCTGCAACCGGCATCGTGCCCGGTATTGCGGTGGTCATTGTCGGTGAAGACCCGGCAAGTCAGGTCTATGTTGCGTCCAAGAGCAAGAAGGCCAAGGAATGCGGCTTTCATTCCGTTCAGCACGATCTGCCGGAAACGGTATCGGAGCAGGAATTGCTCGACCTGATCGAGAGCTTGAACAACGATCCCGCCATCCATGGCATTCTGGTGCAGTTGCCACTGCCGAAGCATATTGACTCAGGCCACGTTATCCAGACGATTTCGCCTGATAAGGATGTCGACGGTTTCCATTTCATCAATGTTGGCAAGCTTGGCACCGGCGAGGTTGAAACGGCTTTCGTTCCCTGCACGCCGGCAGGCGCAATGATCATGATCGAGCGGGTCCATGGCCGCGATCTTTCGGGGCTCAATGCCGTAGTGATTGGGCGTTCCAACATCGTCGGCAAGCCGATGTTCAATCTTCTGCTCGCAGCCAATGCCACCGTCACGGTTGCGCACAGCCGCACCAAAGACTTGTCCGCGATTGCCCGCACGGCGGATATTCTGGTTGCTGCTGTTGGCCGCCCGCAGATGGTCAAGGGTGATTGGGTCAAGCCCGGCGCAACGGTGATCGATGTCGGTATCAATCGCATTCCGGCACCGGAACGAGGCGAAGGCAAGACGCGACTGGTCGGCGATGTCGATTTCGCGGAAGCAGAAAAGGTTGCCGGAGCGATTACGCCGGTTCCGGGCGGCGTCGGTCCAATGACCATCGCCATGCTGATGGCGAACACGCTGACTGCCGCCTGCCGCACTGCTGGCGTGAAAAAGCCAGTTTTTTGACACAATTGAACTGCGTTTTTCGCGCAGTTTTATTCCCGTTTTGATGGTTTGAGAGGCAAAACAGCCGAAATCGCTGTTTTGCCTTAATTTCATTCGGGCGTTTTCAGAACACCGAAGCGCCTTCGTCGGCCCGCCCGGCGATCTGCCGGAAGGCGCGGAACAATTCGCGTCCCATGCCATGTTCGTTGCCGGAAAGATCAGGGCGGTCTTCGCCACGATCATTCAGCAGCATCACATTGACGAGAACTTCCAGAGTGCCATTCACGGCATCCAGACGAATGACATCGCCGTCGCGGATCTTGCCGATGGCACCGCCGTCAAGCGCTTCCGGCGTGACATGGATCGCGGACGGAACCTTGCCTGATGCACCAGACAAACGACCATCGGTGACAAGGGCGACACGCTGGCCACGATCCTGCAAAATACCCAGAACCGTCATCAGCTTGTGCAGCTCCGGCATGCCGTTGGCTTTCGGGCCCTGATAGCGGACCACGGCGATGAAATCGCCGGTCAATTCGCCAGCCTTGAACGCCGCCTGCATTTCGGCCTGATCGTTGAACACCCTGGCGGGTGCTTCGATGACCTGACGCTCCGGCTTCACGGCGGAAACCTTGATGATCGCATTGCCAACATTGCCGGTCAGAACCTTGAGGCCCCCGGTCGGCTGGAAAGGAGCATGGATCTTGGCCAGCACTTTGTCGTCGCCGCTTTTCTCGGGCACTGGCTCGCGTATGACCGTGCCATCGACACCCAGCTTCGGTTCAATGGCGTAAGGACGCAGACCTTCGCCGAACACGGTGCGCACATCTTCATGCAGGATGCCGCCATCGAGCAATTCGCGGATCAGGAAGCCCATGCCGCCTGCGGCATGGAAATGGTTCACATCGGCAAGCCCGTTCGGATAGACACGCGCTAGAAGCGGTACCACATCCGAAATCTCGGAAATATCGTGCCATGTCAGCTTGATACCGGCGGCAGCTGCCATGGCGATCAGATGGATCGTATGGTTGGTCGAGCCGCCGGTGGCATTGAGACCGATGACGCCATTGACGAAGGAACGTTCGTCCAGCATTTCGCCGACTGGCGTATATTCATTGCCGCAGGCAGTGATCGCCAGCGCGCGCTTGGCGGCTTCGCGGGTCAAGGCGTCACGTAGCGGCGTGCCCGGATTGACGAAGGACGCGCCCGGCAGGTGCAGGCCCATGATTTCCATCAGCATCTGGTTGGAATTGGCGGTGCCGTAGAAAGTACAGGTGCCGGGACCGTGATAGGACTTCGATTCCGATTCCAGCAGCTCAGCACGCCCGACCTTGCCTTCCGCGTAAAGCTGGCGGGTCTTGGCCTTTTCGTCATTGGGCAGGCCGCTGGTCATCGGACCGGCAGGCACGAACACGGCAGGCAAATGGCCGAAGGTCAGCGCGCCGATAATCAGGCCCGGCACGATCTTGTCGCAGACGCCGAGATAAACGGCGGCATCAAACATGTCGTGCGAGAGGCCGACGGCAGCGGCCATGGCGATGACTTCACGCGAGAACAGCGACAGCTCCATACCTGCGAAACCTTGCGTAACCCCATCGCACATGGCAGGCACACCGCCTGCAACCTGCGCAACACCGCCCGCTTCGCGCGCAGCCTGCTTGATGAGCTGCGGAAAGGTCTCGAACGGCTGATGCGCCGACAGCATGTCATTATAGGCGGTGATGATACCGAGGTTCAGCACTTCATCGCCGATCAGCGCAGCCTTGTCGTGCGGGCCGCAGGCGGCGAAACCATGCGCGAGATTGGCACAGCCCAGAACAGCGCGTTTTGGCTTGTTGGATGAAGCCTCGCGCACACGGCCAAGATAGGCGTCGCGGGTTGGCTTGGACCGTTCGCGAATGCGGGCGGTGATTTCCTGTATGCGTTTATGAGCGGACTGCATGGGCATGGGTATCACCTGTGCCAATCTGGCTTGAATCGAATTTAACTTGTCCAGTAAAGCTGGATCGGTGTGCGCGCATGATGGAAGACAGCCCGCACGGGCATTTCGTTCTCGTCATCGCCGGAGAGTGCCTTTTCGAGCGTTGCCTGCTTGGCAGCGCCTTCGATATGCAGAACCAGCATTTCGGCGTCGGCGATAATGGGAAGGGTCAAGGTCAGACGCTTTTCGCCTGCGCCCTCGGCATGAATGGGCAGGACGAGCGCCCGCGTTGCCGGATCGATCGCCTGATCGAGCCGGTCGGCACCGGGAAAGAAGGAGGCGGTATGACCGTCATTACCCATACCAAGCACCACCACGTCGAACGGACGGCGCAATGCGTCGATGCGGCTGGCAGCAGCAAGCGCTGCTGTTTCAGCCGTCGCCGCCGGATTATAGAGGCCAACGAACTTGGCCACGCCCGCATGATCGCGCAAAAGATGCTCGCGCACCAGCTTTTCGTTGGAACGCTCGCTTTCCACGGGCACGAAACGCTCGTCAACGAGGGTGATCGTGACGAGGTTCCAGTCGATCATCTTGCGGGAGAGCACTTCGAACAGCTTTAACGGCGTGGTTCCGCCGGAGACGGCCAAGGTGGCCTGTCCCCGTTCAGCAATGGCGGCATTCAGCTTGTTCGCAATGGCTTCCGACAGTGCCTGCGCCAGTTCCGTTCCGCTGGTAAAATCATGCCGTTCGATGCTCATTCCATCCCTTTCCATGCAAAAAACTAGAGGCTTTCGTGCCATGTGCGCCCGTCACGCTCGATAAGCGCGATGGACGATGATGGTCCCCATGTTCCTGCTGTGTAGCCCTGCACAGGCTGGCTGTTCAATTCCCATCCCTGAAGGATCGGATCGACCCAACGCCATGCGGCTTCGACTTCGTCGCGACGCATGAAAAGGGTCTGGTTGCCGCGCACCACATCCATGATCAGCCGTTCATAGGCATCCGGATTACGCTCACTGAAGGATTCGGCAAAGCTCATGTCGAGCGGCACGTGACGCAGGCGCATGCCGCCCGGACCCGGATCCTTGATCATCAGCCACTGCTTCACACCTTCATCGGGCTGCAAGCGGATGACGAGCTGGTTGGCCATGACCTTGCCAGCGCTTTCGCCGAAGATGGAATGCGGGATCGGCTTGAAGGTCACGACGATTTCCGAAACGCGGGTCGCGAGGCGCTTGCCGGTGCGCAGATAGAACGGCACTCCGGCCCAGCGCCAGTTGGCGATTTCGGCTTTCAGCGCCACAAAGGTTTCCGTGTTGCTGGTTTCGCTTTCCAGATCCTCCAGATAACCGCGCACCGGGCCGCCAGCCGA
This genomic interval carries:
- the edd gene encoding phosphogluconate dehydratase, yielding MPMQSAHKRIQEITARIRERSKPTRDAYLGRVREASSNKPKRAVLGCANLAHGFAACGPHDKAALIGDEVLNLGIITAYNDMLSAHQPFETFPQLIKQAAREAGGVAQVAGGVPAMCDGVTQGFAGMELSLFSREVIAMAAAVGLSHDMFDAAVYLGVCDKIVPGLIIGALTFGHLPAVFVPAGPMTSGLPNDEKAKTRQLYAEGKVGRAELLESESKSYHGPGTCTFYGTANSNQMLMEIMGLHLPGASFVNPGTPLRDALTREAAKRALAITACGNEYTPVGEMLDERSFVNGVIGLNATGGSTNHTIHLIAMAAAAGIKLTWHDISEISDVVPLLARVYPNGLADVNHFHAAGGMGFLIRELLDGGILHEDVRTVFGEGLRPYAIEPKLGVDGTVIREPVPEKSGDDKVLAKIHAPFQPTGGLKVLTGNVGNAIIKVSAVKPERQVIEAPARVFNDQAEMQAAFKAGELTGDFIAVVRYQGPKANGMPELHKLMTVLGILQDRGQRVALVTDGRLSGASGKVPSAIHVTPEALDGGAIGKIRDGDVIRLDAVNGTLEVLVNVMLLNDRGEDRPDLSGNEHGMGRELFRAFRQIAGRADEGASVF
- the folD gene encoding bifunctional methylenetetrahydrofolate dehydrogenase/methenyltetrahydrofolate cyclohydrolase FolD: MAQLIDGKKLAEDVVSTVKTETQKLVAATGIVPGIAVVIVGEDPASQVYVASKSKKAKECGFHSVQHDLPETVSEQELLDLIESLNNDPAIHGILVQLPLPKHIDSGHVIQTISPDKDVDGFHFINVGKLGTGEVETAFVPCTPAGAMIMIERVHGRDLSGLNAVVIGRSNIVGKPMFNLLLAANATVTVAHSRTKDLSAIARTADILVAAVGRPQMVKGDWVKPGATVIDVGINRIPAPERGEGKTRLVGDVDFAEAEKVAGAITPVPGGVGPMTIAMLMANTLTAACRTAGVKKPVF
- the pgl gene encoding 6-phosphogluconolactonase, with translation MSIERHDFTSGTELAQALSEAIANKLNAAIAERGQATLAVSGGTTPLKLFEVLSRKMIDWNLVTITLVDERFVPVESERSNEKLVREHLLRDHAGVAKFVGLYNPAATAETAALAAASRIDALRRPFDVVVLGMGNDGHTASFFPGADRLDQAIDPATRALVLPIHAEGAGEKRLTLTLPIIADAEMLVLHIEGAAKQATLEKALSGDDENEMPVRAVFHHARTPIQLYWTS